A stretch of DNA from Synechococcus sp. JA-3-3Ab:
CCTAATCCGGGCCGCCCAAGCTTTCTTGAGCCAGCACCCTGATCTTGCTGAACTAGCTTGTCGCTTTGATGTCGCGCTGGTGGAACAGCGACCGGGCAAGGAAGGGGTGAGCTACGCTTTGGCAGACTATCTGCAGGGCGCTTTTGAGCTCTGGGAATAGCGCCGCTCGTCCAGCCAAGTTTGGAGAATCACTGCCGCCGACTGCTGGTCGATAAGCGCTTTCTGGGCCTTAGCCGGGATCCCGGCCTGGCGCAGATCCCACTCCGCCTGTACGGTGCTCAGGTACTCGTTGACCGTAACCACCGGCAAATCCACGGCCGCCTGCAGCGCCCGCACAAACCGCTGCACCTTGCGGGCCTGGGACCCCACCGATCCATCCGCCAAAAGCGGGATCCCGACCACCACCACGGTGGCTTGGCGGCGGCGGATCCACGCCTGCACTTGGGCGATATCTTCCGGCAGGGAACGGCGCCGGATCACCCCCAGCCCCGTGGCCAGCAGCCCCAGCCCGTCGGAGCCGGCCACGCCGATGCGGCGGTTGCCCACGTCCAGCCCCAGCGCCGAAAAGGGATCCCTTGTGGCAGAATAGTTCAGGTCTGTTGACATCTGTTTGTCCCTCTTGCCGACATTGTAACGGCCTGAAACTCCCTCTCTCTGGCCGTGTAGCTCGGCTGAACCTCTATCCTTTTTCGACAACTCTCTTTGGAGCCTTCTCGATGACCAGCGCCACCCTGTCTCTCCCCAAGCACGAAGTTAAAGACCTGGGCCTCGCCTCTCTGGGCAGGCAACGGATCCAGTGGGCGGCGCGGGAGATGCCGGTGCTGGCCCAGATCCGGGAGCGCTTTGCCCAAGAAAAGCCCCTGGCCGGCCTGCGCCTGGTGGCCTGCTGCCATGTCACCACCGAGACGGCCAATCTGGCCTTGGCGCTGCAGGCAGGGGGAGCGGAGAGCGTCCTCATCGCCAGCAACCCCCTCTCCACCCAAGACGATGTGGCCGCCAGCCTGGTGGCCGACTACGGCATCTCGGTCTTTGCCATCAAGGGGGAAGATGTGGAAACCTACCGCCGCCATGTGCAAATTGCCTTGGATCACCGTCCCAACTTGATCATCGACGACGGCGGCGATGTGACGGCGGAGCTGGTGCAGCATCGCCAGGAGCAGCTCCCGGAGATCATCGGCACCACGGAAGAGACCACCACCGGCCTGGTGCGCCTGCGGGCCATGTCTAAGGCGGGGGTGCTCAGCTTCCCGGTGATGACCGTCAACGATGCCGAGACCAAGCACCTGTTCGACAACCGCTACGGCACCGGCCAATCCACCCTGGACGGCATCCTGCGCTGTACCAACATTCTTCTGGCCGGAAAAACGGTGGTGGTGGCCGGCTACGGCTGGTGCGCCAAGGGGGTGGCGATGCGGGCCCGCGGCATGGGATCCCAGGTAATCGTGACCGAGGTCAACCCGGTGCGGGCCCTGGAGGCGGTGATGGACGGCTTTCGGGTTATGCCCATGGCCGAGGCCGCTTCCCTGGGGGATCTGTTCATCACCGTCACCGGCAACAAGCACGTCATCCGCGGCGAGCACTTCGACCGTATGAAAGATGGGGCGATGGTCTGTAACGCCGGCCACTTCGACATCGAGATCGACCTGGTGGCGCTGCAAGAGCGGACGGTTTCCCGGCAGACGGTGCGCCCCTTTGTGGAAGAATACCGTCTCCAGTCGGGCAAATCGGTGTTCGTCCTGGGAGAGGGCCGGCTGATCAACCTGGCTGCCGCCGAAGGCCATCCCGCCAGCGTCATGGACATGAGCTTTGCCAACCAGGCCCTGGCCTGCGAGTACCTGGTGAAAAACCGTGGCCGCCTGGCGCCAGGGCTGCACCCCATTCCGGCAGAGATCGACGAGGCCATCGCCCGCCTCAAGCTCAAAGCCATGGGGATCTCCATCGACAGCCTTACCCCGGAGCAGATCGAGTACGGCAACACCTGGACGGCAGGAACCTAGAGAGAGCCCCTCACCTCCGCGGTGGCAAACCTGGCCCACCTGCGCCGTCGTGCCAG
This window harbors:
- the ruvX gene encoding Holliday junction resolvase RuvX, with product MSTDLNYSATRDPFSALGLDVGNRRIGVAGSDGLGLLATGLGVIRRRSLPEDIAQVQAWIRRRQATVVVVGIPLLADGSVGSQARKVQRFVRALQAAVDLPVVTVNEYLSTVQAEWDLRQAGIPAKAQKALIDQQSAAVILQTWLDERRYSQSSKAPCR
- the ahcY gene encoding adenosylhomocysteinase, which codes for MTSATLSLPKHEVKDLGLASLGRQRIQWAAREMPVLAQIRERFAQEKPLAGLRLVACCHVTTETANLALALQAGGAESVLIASNPLSTQDDVAASLVADYGISVFAIKGEDVETYRRHVQIALDHRPNLIIDDGGDVTAELVQHRQEQLPEIIGTTEETTTGLVRLRAMSKAGVLSFPVMTVNDAETKHLFDNRYGTGQSTLDGILRCTNILLAGKTVVVAGYGWCAKGVAMRARGMGSQVIVTEVNPVRALEAVMDGFRVMPMAEAASLGDLFITVTGNKHVIRGEHFDRMKDGAMVCNAGHFDIEIDLVALQERTVSRQTVRPFVEEYRLQSGKSVFVLGEGRLINLAAAEGHPASVMDMSFANQALACEYLVKNRGRLAPGLHPIPAEIDEAIARLKLKAMGISIDSLTPEQIEYGNTWTAGT